One Lutzomyia longipalpis isolate SR_M1_2022 chromosome 4, ASM2433408v1 DNA segment encodes these proteins:
- the LOC129795410 gene encoding GTP-binding protein 128up gives MSTILEKIAAIESEMARTQKNKATAGHLGLLKARLAKLRRELITPKGGGGASEQGFEVAKTGDSRVGFVGFPSVGKSTLLSNLAGVYSEVAAYEFTTLTTVPGCIKYKGAKIQLLDLPGIIEGAKDGKGRGRQVIAVARTCNLIFMVLDVLKPLHHKKLLEHELEGFGIRLNKQPPNIHFRKKDKGGINLNATVAQSELDLDTVKTILSEYKIHNADITLRYDATSDDLIDVIEGNRIYIPCIYLLNKIDQISIEELDVIYKIPHCVPISAHHRWNFDDLLELMWEYLRLIRIYTKPKGQLPDYSSPVVLHTERTSVEDFCNKLHRSIAKEFKYALVWGSSVKHQPQKVGIDHILNDEDVVQIVKKI, from the exons ATGAGTAcgattttggagaaaattgccGCCATTGAGTCGGAG ATGGCCAGGACGCAGAAGAATAAGGCCACGGCGGGACATTTGGGGCTCCTGAAGGCACGCTTGGCTAAGCTGAGACGTGAATTGATCACCCCAAAGGGCGGTGGCGGTGCCAGCGAGCAGGGCTTCGAAGTTGCCAAGACGGGAGATTCGCGTGTTGGCTTCGTGGGGTTCCCCTCGGTGGGGAAATCAACACTCCTGTCCAATTTGGCGGGGGTGTACTCCGAAGTGGCGGCGTATGAATTCACAACGCTCACCACTGTCCCAGGATGCATTAAATACAAAGGCGCCAAGATTCAATTGTTGGATCTTCCGGGAATCATTGAGGGTGCCAAGGATGGCAAAGGTCGTGGTAGGCAGGTGATTGCCGTGGCGCGTACGTGCAATCTCATCTTCATGGTGCTGGATGTGCTGAAGCCGTTGCACCACAAGAAGCTGCTCGAGCACGAATTGGAGGGTTTCGGCATTCGACTCAACAAGCAACCGCCCAACATTCACTTCCGGAAGAAAGACAAGGGTGGCATCAATCTCAATGCAACTGTTGCCCAATCGGAACTCGACCTGGACACCGTGAAGACCATCCTGTCCGAATATAAGATCCACAATGCTGACATTACGCTACGCTACGACGCCACAAGTGATGACCTCATTGACGTGATTGAGGGCAATCGCATCTACATCCCCTGCATCTATCTCCTGAACAAGATTGACCAGATTAGCATTGAGGAGCTGGACGTCATCTACAAGATCCCCCATTGTGTCCCCATTTCGGCGCATCATCGTTGGAATTTCGATGATCTCCTCGAACTTATGTGGGAATACTTGCGGCTCATCCGGATCTACACGAAACCCAAAGGGCAGCTGCCCGACTACAGTTCCCCCGTTGTCCTGCACACCGAAAGGACATCAGTTGAGGATTTCTGCAACAAACTCCATCGCTCCATTGCCAAGGAGTTCAAATA tGCCCTAGTGTGGGGATCTTCGGTGAAGCATCAACCGCAAAAGGTGGGCA